One stretch of Armigeres subalbatus isolate Guangzhou_Male chromosome 2, GZ_Asu_2, whole genome shotgun sequence DNA includes these proteins:
- the LOC134211644 gene encoding kinesin light chain: protein MTQMSQEEIVSNTKTVLQGLEALRVEHLTLISNLTDGNKKDPDKSEIVMKNIENIELGLGEAQVIVVLASHLQNIEAEKQKLRTQVRRLCQENAWLRDELANTQQKLQSSEQTVAQLEEEKKHLEFMASVKKYDDNQENEEQQEKSRSDPVVELFPEDESEERHNMSPTPPNQFANHANAGYEIPARLRTLHNLVIQYASQGRYEVAVPLCKQALEDLERTSGHDHPDVATMLNILALVYRDQNKYKEAANLLNDALAIREKTLGENHPAVAATLNNLAVLYGKRGKYKDAEPLCKRALEIRENVLGKSHPDVAKQLNNLALLCQNQTKYEEVEMYYQRALDIYEMRLGPDDPNVAKTKNNLASCFLKQGKYKEAEILYKQVLTRAHEREFGAINGENKPIWQVAEEREENKSKNRENTPYGEYGGWHKAAKVDSPTVTTTLKNLGALYRRQGKYEAADTLEDCALRSKKEALDLVKQSKVAKILGVSDENRRQRMKDSDSYDEEGKRSQK, encoded by the exons atgacGCAAATGAGCCAAGAGGAAATAGTCTCAAACACAAAAACAGTTCTTCAAGGTTTGGAGGCACTAAGGGTGGAACATTTAACCCTCATTTCAAACCTTACCGACGGAAACAAAAAAGACCCAGACAAGTCGGAAATTGttatgaaaaatattgaaaacatcgAATTGGGTTTAGGAGAGGCACAG GTGATTGTCGTGCTCGCTtctcatcttcaaaatattgaagctGAGAAGCAAAAGTTACGTACTCAAGTTCGGCGGCTATGCCAGGAAAATGCTTGGCTCCGAGATGAATTAGCTAATACACAACAGAAGCTTCAGTCTTCAGAGCAAACCGTTGCACAGctagaagaagagaagaaacaTTTGGAGTTTATGGCATCCGTAAAAAAGTACGATGATAACCAGGAAAATGAGGAACAACAAGAAAAATCCCGATCAGATCCTGTGGTAGAACTTTTCCCGGAGGACGAATCCGAAGAAAGACATAATATGTCTCCGACACCGCCGAACCAGTTTGCGAATCACGCCAATGCAGGCTACGAAATTCCAGCACGATTGAGAACATTGCACAACTTAGTTATCCAGTACGCCTCGCAAGGTCGCTACGAGGTAGCGGTTCCACTTTGCAAGCAAGCTCTGGAAGACTTGGAGAGGACCAGTGGCCATGATCATCCGGACGTAGCCACCATGCTTAATATTTTGGCCCTAGTATACCGAGATCAG AATAAATATAAAGAAGCTGCAAATCTGCTTAATGATGCATTGGCAATTCGCGAGAAAACATTGGGTGAAAACCATCCAGCAGTAGCTGCAACACTTAACAATCTAGCTGTTCTCTATGGAAAACGTGGAAAATATAAGGATGCTGAACCGCTTTGCAAGAGAGCTTTGGAAATCCGTGAAAACGTACTTGGCAAAAGTCACCCAGACGTCGCAAAGCAGTTGAATAATTTAGCACTACTCTGTCAGAACCAG ACAAAGTACGAAGAAGTAGAGATGTATTACCAAAGAGCCTTGGACATATATGAAATGAGGCTTGGTCCCGATGACCCGAATGTCGCCAAGACCAAAAATAATCTGGCTAGCTgctttttgaaacaaggcaagTACAAGGAGGCAGAAATTTTGTACAAACAGGTCTTGACCCGGGCTCATGAGAGGGAATTTGGGGCAATTAACGGCGAAAACAAACCTATCTGGCAG GTTGCCGAGGAAAGAGAAGAAAACAAGTCAAAAAATCGAGAAAACACACCCTACGGAGAGTATGGAGGTTGGCATAAAGCTGCTAAAGTTGACTCTCCCACTGTCACAACGACGTTGAAGAATCTGGGAGCGCTTTACAGACGACAGGGAAAATACGAAGCGGCCGACACGCTAGAGGATTGCGCTTTACGTAGCAAAAAAGAG gCGCTGGATTTAGTGAAACAGTCAAAGGTTGCGAAAATTCTGGGAGTGTCCGATGAAAATAGGCGTCAACGGATGAAGGACAGTGATAGCTATGACGAGGAAGGAAAGCGATCTCAAAAATAG